The Halobacterium sp. CBA1132 genome has a segment encoding these proteins:
- a CDS encoding biotin--[acetyl-CoA-carboxylase] ligase, with amino-acid sequence MNETRRAVLDALADGPVAGPALAERLGISRTAVWKHVEALREAGFAVESAADGYVLASVPEYGAEAIEFGLEAPFDVEYHDALPSTNDRARELAAEGASDAVVLADRQTGGRGRRGREWSSPSGGVWLSLVLRPDVPPARAPLVTLAAAVAVTDAAREAGVDAAIKWPNDCIVPREGAERGGDKLAGVLTEMEGEASRVSWVVVGVGVNVDVDPEELAGDATSVRAEGGETDRRLFVQRFLERFDALRGDPEAILDAWRERAATLGERVRVETADGDIVGDAVDVTEHGALVVDTDDGQRVVHAGDCQHLRPVDDA; translated from the coding sequence ATGAACGAGACGCGCCGCGCGGTCTTGGACGCGCTCGCCGACGGGCCCGTGGCGGGTCCCGCGCTCGCCGAACGCCTCGGTATCTCGCGGACCGCGGTCTGGAAGCACGTCGAAGCGCTCCGCGAGGCGGGGTTCGCCGTCGAGAGCGCGGCCGACGGCTACGTGCTCGCGTCGGTGCCCGAGTACGGCGCGGAGGCAATCGAGTTCGGACTGGAAGCGCCGTTCGACGTGGAGTACCACGACGCGCTCCCGAGCACGAACGACCGCGCGCGAGAACTGGCTGCCGAGGGCGCCAGTGACGCGGTGGTGCTCGCGGACCGACAGACCGGGGGACGGGGGCGGCGTGGCCGCGAGTGGTCCTCACCGTCCGGCGGCGTCTGGCTGAGTCTCGTACTCCGGCCGGACGTGCCGCCGGCGCGCGCACCGCTGGTGACGCTGGCGGCCGCAGTCGCGGTGACGGACGCGGCGCGCGAGGCGGGCGTCGACGCCGCTATCAAGTGGCCCAACGACTGCATCGTGCCCCGCGAGGGCGCCGAGCGCGGCGGCGACAAACTCGCGGGCGTGCTCACCGAGATGGAGGGCGAAGCCAGTCGCGTCTCGTGGGTGGTCGTCGGCGTCGGCGTGAACGTCGACGTCGACCCCGAGGAACTGGCGGGGGACGCGACGAGCGTGCGCGCCGAGGGCGGGGAGACGGACCGCCGGCTGTTCGTCCAGCGGTTCCTCGAACGCTTCGACGCGCTCCGCGGCGACCCGGAGGCTATTCTCGACGCGTGGCGCGAGCGCGCGGCGACGCTCGGCGAGCGCGTTCGCGTCGAAACTGCTGACGGAGATATCGTCGGCGACGCCGTGGACGTCACCGAGCACGGCGCGCTCGTCGTCGACACCGACGACGGCCAACGGGTCGTCCACGCCGGGGACTGCCAACACCTGCGACCCGTCGACGACGCCTAG